From a single Intestinibaculum porci genomic region:
- a CDS encoding peptidoglycan D,D-transpeptidase FtsI family protein, translated as MFKNKRIRFEGRKESNEQMRNQVDKLVARRFYIVMGVIVVFGCIFAIRLFNAQIRNAEYYDGKLEQYNTNMFNVDAVRGEITDRNYKQLVYNKNVICATYYSVKGIKDQEIKAIVRFLTTNCKVDISSVTKREKKDYLIMKDPKYVESLITKSEKKALESDDDYSTKYYNLELKRISDDILKKKLSDNDIKYYKLYSTIKQCTSGSAVLLQGISVKEASIIAENSTLLRGIQVTSDWERAFGVSLMHQTLGRLTTKKQGLPATLKDRLLALDYTNDARVGTSGIEQSYEDILKGVPSTYQLTYGTNGTPQVSQVSEGTNGANVQLSIDYDIQKNISNYIDKQLQAHRGEPFNKHIYCILEDPKTGEIIAMVGRQMDRKTGKIIDYSAGNYYSAYLIGSTMKAAVVYTAFKNHVIKPNHYESDGPEGLKIAGTATKHSWRKSGFGNLTEVSAFAYSSNIWMMKVIIKLAGGHYQYNRPLKINPIGFTKLRNGAGELGLGVKTGIDINGEALGYRGKGTNPGLLLNFAIGQYDTYTNVQLATYATTLANGGVRLKPHLYKSSYTVDDDGEIVTLNQAKKQVMDDVSDHKTAFAQIKKGMKAVVSYGTLASQMAGFKYNVWAKTGTAEDYSYSYPTDYPNHMVIGYAGKTNPEIVCTVIVERQKANNSAPGVFKYALTQYFEKYGYGGQKPAKKEKAATTTKQST; from the coding sequence ATGTTTAAAAATAAACGCATTCGTTTTGAAGGCAGGAAAGAGTCTAACGAACAGATGCGTAACCAGGTCGATAAACTGGTCGCTCGGCGTTTTTATATCGTCATGGGGGTCATTGTCGTCTTTGGCTGCATCTTTGCGATCAGGCTTTTCAATGCCCAAATTCGTAACGCGGAATATTATGATGGGAAATTAGAACAGTATAACACCAACATGTTTAATGTTGATGCTGTTCGTGGTGAAATCACCGACCGTAATTATAAACAGTTAGTTTATAATAAGAATGTCATCTGTGCGACTTATTATTCAGTCAAAGGGATTAAGGATCAGGAAATCAAAGCGATTGTCCGTTTCTTAACGACCAACTGTAAAGTTGATATCTCTTCGGTCACAAAACGTGAAAAGAAAGATTATCTGATTATGAAGGATCCGAAATATGTCGAATCGTTAATTACCAAATCAGAAAAGAAAGCTTTAGAGAGTGATGATGATTACTCAACGAAGTACTATAACCTGGAATTAAAACGTATTAGTGATGATATCCTGAAAAAGAAATTATCCGATAATGATATCAAGTATTACAAATTGTATTCCACAATCAAACAGTGTACCTCAGGCTCTGCCGTGTTATTACAAGGGATCTCTGTTAAGGAAGCTAGTATCATTGCGGAAAACAGTACTTTATTAAGAGGAATTCAGGTCACGAGTGACTGGGAACGGGCCTTTGGCGTTTCCCTGATGCATCAGACCTTAGGCCGTCTGACAACTAAAAAGCAAGGGCTGCCAGCTACTTTAAAAGATCGTTTGTTGGCGTTAGATTATACCAACGATGCCCGCGTCGGGACTTCAGGAATTGAACAGTCCTATGAAGATATCCTTAAAGGGGTGCCTTCAACGTATCAGTTAACTTACGGAACAAATGGGACACCACAGGTATCACAGGTTTCCGAAGGGACGAACGGGGCGAATGTTCAGTTATCGATTGATTATGATATTCAGAAAAATATTTCTAATTATATCGATAAGCAGTTACAAGCGCATCGCGGTGAACCTTTTAATAAGCATATCTACTGTATCTTAGAAGATCCGAAAACGGGTGAAATTATTGCGATGGTCGGTCGTCAGATGGATCGGAAAACTGGCAAGATCATTGATTATTCAGCCGGTAACTACTATTCTGCTTATCTGATTGGTTCAACAATGAAAGCAGCGGTTGTCTATACGGCCTTTAAAAATCATGTTATTAAACCAAACCACTATGAATCTGACGGGCCGGAAGGGTTAAAGATTGCCGGCACGGCTACTAAGCATTCATGGCGTAAATCTGGTTTCGGAAACCTAACCGAAGTTTCCGCTTTTGCATATTCATCAAATATCTGGATGATGAAAGTTATTATCAAATTAGCTGGTGGTCATTATCAGTATAATCGTCCATTAAAAATCAATCCAATTGGCTTTACGAAATTAAGAAATGGGGCCGGTGAACTTGGTTTAGGCGTGAAGACCGGTATCGATATTAATGGTGAAGCGTTAGGCTACCGTGGTAAGGGAACCAATCCAGGGTTATTACTCAACTTCGCGATCGGTCAGTATGATACGTATACGAATGTGCAGTTAGCAACTTATGCAACGACCTTAGCCAATGGCGGTGTTCGTTTAAAACCACACCTTTATAAGAGCTCTTATACCGTTGATGATGATGGTGAAATCGTGACATTAAATCAGGCTAAAAAACAAGTAATGGATGATGTCAGTGATCACAAAACGGCCTTTGCGCAGATCAAAAAAGGGATGAAAGCCGTTGTCAGCTACGGAACTTTAGCATCACAGATGGCGGGCTTTAAGTACAATGTCTGGGCGAAAACCGGGACCGCTGAAGATTATAGCTATTCTTATCCAACCGATTATCCAAATCATATGGTCATCGGTTATGCCGGGAAAACGAATCCGGAAATTGTCTGCACGGTCATCGTTGAACGTCAGAAAGCCAATAACTCAGCGCCAGGCGTCTTCAAGTATGCCTTAACGCAGTACTTTGAAAAGTATGGCTACGGTGGTCAAAAACCAGCGAAAAAAGAAAAAGCAGCGACAACGACAAAGCAGTCAACGTAA